A single genomic interval of Mycolicibacterium holsaticum DSM 44478 = JCM 12374 harbors:
- a CDS encoding nucleoside 2-deoxyribosyltransferase: MGYPEKPRGQADVLRATAKKLNSAGVVAALTWESLNVEGTIVISAILEAIDSAAMCVFDITAPNPNVLFEAGYAIGRGKPVWLTMDATDARAQSDWRDFALLREVGYTAYQNSDELVGKFDSLDPISNLQALYDQIIEPALPEQETPRDSVLYCTTFQPFEASNRLNNMMEARQSRGEKIIVADPSETSLVPLTWFVRQMSAAAGVIVSYAGQNRKRADLYNNRHAFIAGVAMGLEIPILMLAEDTYAPPFDYEGLLHIYETAEECLEDAREWLGSLELDRASWKTPRVSLRSKLAGLRFGEHVAENERTELPDYFVETSGYHEVVAARDSIFIGHRGTGKTANAIQAFDHLAGNKTNLVILIKPPGFEFPAMLAVIERLPAFQHDYFFDALWRFVIQTEIANAVLQRLEQRSQYVPYSADEQSFLDYVQEAPFVVRAEMSVRLEQALDALLSALPEQSDDSKRNLINEAFHTRALAVLRSRLGIALKDRSRVAVFVDNLDKGWERSANFSVMARFILGLLTARGQIVLDFQREDYWRESIKLTVAIFLRSDIYAYLRDAAREPDKLPISNVTWRDRATLRHVLESRFLLSTSSPSPDRLWSEVFCDSVDGEATADYILRVILPRPRDLVFISNAAVAHAVDRGHDRVESEDFLSAKATYSQYAYEALLVENGVTIPQMEDVLLSFIGAPSIGTYADRTEMIIRYGGFTTEQVPPLISKLISMSFFGVEIAPEEFVFPEIGTEMKLATTKAARLQSEEAERKLMIHPAFEAFLGVEQI, encoded by the coding sequence ATGGGGTATCCCGAGAAGCCCAGGGGGCAGGCGGACGTCTTGAGGGCAACCGCTAAGAAACTCAACAGCGCTGGTGTCGTAGCCGCTTTGACGTGGGAAAGCCTCAACGTGGAAGGCACCATAGTCATCTCGGCAATTCTCGAAGCAATTGACAGCGCCGCCATGTGCGTTTTCGATATAACCGCACCGAATCCGAATGTTCTTTTCGAAGCTGGATACGCAATTGGTCGAGGTAAACCGGTCTGGTTGACCATGGATGCTACAGACGCTCGTGCGCAAAGTGACTGGCGTGACTTCGCTTTACTCCGCGAAGTGGGCTACACCGCTTATCAGAACAGCGACGAACTGGTAGGAAAATTTGATTCGCTTGACCCTATTAGCAATCTGCAGGCGTTGTATGACCAGATAATTGAACCGGCCCTACCTGAGCAAGAAACACCTCGAGACTCAGTACTGTACTGCACAACTTTTCAACCTTTCGAGGCGTCGAATCGTTTGAACAATATGATGGAGGCTAGGCAGAGCCGAGGCGAAAAAATTATCGTCGCCGATCCGTCTGAAACAAGTTTAGTCCCTTTAACCTGGTTCGTAAGGCAGATGAGTGCTGCAGCCGGCGTTATAGTCAGTTACGCCGGTCAAAACCGTAAACGTGCCGACCTATACAACAACCGACACGCGTTCATTGCCGGTGTAGCGATGGGCCTAGAAATACCCATTTTGATGCTAGCTGAAGATACGTACGCACCTCCTTTCGATTACGAGGGTCTTCTGCACATTTATGAAACCGCGGAGGAATGCCTAGAGGATGCACGTGAGTGGCTCGGCTCCCTCGAGCTAGATCGTGCGAGTTGGAAGACACCGCGGGTGTCACTGCGAAGTAAGCTAGCAGGCTTGCGTTTCGGCGAGCACGTAGCCGAGAACGAGCGCACTGAGTTGCCGGATTACTTCGTCGAGACGTCCGGTTACCATGAAGTAGTTGCTGCTCGGGACAGCATTTTCATTGGCCATAGAGGCACCGGCAAGACGGCGAACGCGATACAGGCTTTCGATCACTTGGCCGGAAATAAGACCAATCTCGTAATCTTGATCAAGCCGCCCGGCTTCGAATTTCCAGCGATGCTGGCAGTCATTGAGCGCCTGCCGGCTTTCCAACATGACTACTTCTTTGATGCCTTATGGCGGTTCGTAATCCAGACTGAGATTGCAAACGCGGTGCTTCAGCGGCTTGAGCAACGAAGCCAATACGTGCCTTACTCTGCGGATGAACAATCGTTCCTCGACTACGTGCAAGAAGCCCCATTCGTCGTGCGTGCTGAAATGTCCGTACGCCTCGAGCAGGCCCTCGATGCCTTACTGAGTGCACTACCTGAGCAGTCTGACGACTCGAAAAGAAATTTGATCAACGAGGCATTCCACACTAGGGCGCTAGCTGTTCTCCGGTCACGATTGGGTATCGCATTAAAGGACCGCAGCAGGGTCGCTGTGTTTGTAGACAACCTGGATAAAGGTTGGGAACGAAGCGCTAACTTCTCGGTAATGGCGAGGTTTATCCTTGGCCTACTGACAGCACGCGGTCAGATAGTGCTCGACTTTCAACGGGAAGATTACTGGCGGGAGTCGATCAAACTCACCGTTGCAATATTTTTGAGGAGCGACATCTACGCCTACCTGCGAGACGCGGCTAGGGAACCTGACAAATTGCCGATCTCAAATGTTACCTGGAGAGACAGAGCCACGCTGCGACATGTGCTTGAATCTCGATTTCTATTGTCCACCAGCTCTCCGTCGCCTGACAGGCTATGGTCCGAGGTGTTCTGTGATTCTGTGGACGGAGAAGCAACTGCTGATTACATTCTCCGAGTTATCTTGCCTCGCCCACGCGATTTGGTCTTTATTTCCAATGCCGCCGTTGCACATGCAGTTGATCGTGGACATGATCGCGTCGAATCGGAGGACTTCCTATCTGCCAAAGCGACATATTCGCAGTATGCCTACGAGGCCCTGCTGGTGGAAAATGGTGTCACGATTCCTCAGATGGAAGATGTGTTACTGAGCTTTATCGGTGCACCCTCTATCGGAACCTACGCAGATCGCACCGAAATGATTATTCGCTACGGCGGTTTCACCACTGAGCAGGTCCCGCCGTTGATCTCGAAGTTAATTTCAATGTCATTTTTTGGCGTAGAAATAGCCCCGGAAGAATTCGTATTCCCTGAAATCGGTACCGAGATGAAGTTAGCCACGACCAAAGCCGCAAGGTTGCAGTCTGAGGAGGCCGAGCGGAAATTAATGATACATCCGGCCTTTGAAGCGTTCTTGGGCGTCGAGCAGATCTAA
- a CDS encoding GNAT family N-acetyltransferase, with the protein MIPDDLVIRKPELTDLYRVAMMHIEAWRDCYAGMVPQNYLDELDPITWMHEYRRLMDIGRTMLLAESAGTPVGVAIFGSRTLGIGHVEIDALYIARDRQGDGIGPRLLHEVLGYQEYTTVSLECATDNQRGCRFWEASGFRFTGETGSYPIPGAEDLPTNRYIRDINGS; encoded by the coding sequence ATGATCCCGGATGACCTGGTGATTCGGAAACCTGAGCTGACGGACCTTTACCGCGTTGCAATGATGCACATAGAGGCATGGAGAGACTGCTACGCGGGGATGGTACCTCAGAATTATCTTGACGAGCTCGACCCGATCACGTGGATGCACGAATATCGCCGCTTGATGGATATCGGGCGCACAATGCTGTTGGCAGAGTCTGCGGGCACGCCGGTCGGCGTAGCGATATTCGGCAGCAGGACGTTAGGTATCGGCCACGTCGAAATCGATGCTCTCTATATCGCACGTGACAGGCAAGGTGACGGGATCGGCCCACGCTTGCTCCACGAGGTACTCGGTTACCAGGAGTACACAACTGTCTCGTTGGAGTGTGCTACGGATAATCAGAGAGGATGCCGCTTCTGGGAGGCGTCTGGGTTTCGCTTCACCGGCGAAACTGGCAGCTATCCAATTCCCGGCGCCGAAGACTTGCCGACAAACCGGTACATCCGCGACATCAACGGTTCGTGA
- a CDS encoding autoinducer 2 ABC transporter substrate-binding protein: protein MLFQLIGVDHIVEFIERTATVAREGKLATLSMRYRRRDQLLMSPQTGRWPNPPLTGTKWTSLDFSAPPGHGMESSMRRRRTALLSAVGVTATLIAGATSIAGASPDPKDMTMVNVVKIEGIPWFDRMAVGDQNFAKRTGVQTSQEGGDDTSPEKQVQIVADLIPRRPTAITVVPNSPESLEDVLGQARAQGIKVVSHEATGIQNVDVDIEAFDNAAFGRQIVQSLAQCMGGQGSYVQFVQSLAAKTHMQWVNAAYDMQVAEFPGMTRVEGPIESFNNEQTAYENAKTVLSKYPNIKGFQGSGSTDTPGIARAVREAGLANEICVMGTAVPAVAAKYLADGAIDRIFFWDPAMAGEAALQIALMLAQGRPIEAGTNLNVPGYESLTKLDGYDNVFVGNAALEADARTVSQYPF, encoded by the coding sequence GTGCTCTTCCAACTCATCGGCGTCGATCACATCGTCGAGTTCATTGAGCGAACGGCAACGGTAGCGAGGGAGGGGAAGCTCGCGACTTTGTCGATGCGCTATCGCCGCAGAGATCAACTGCTGATGTCGCCCCAAACCGGAAGATGGCCCAATCCCCCCCTAACCGGGACCAAGTGGACGAGTCTGGATTTCTCAGCCCCGCCCGGCCATGGAATGGAGTCATCAATGCGACGCAGGCGAACTGCCCTTCTCAGCGCGGTAGGCGTGACCGCGACGCTGATTGCCGGGGCGACCAGCATCGCCGGCGCGTCTCCGGACCCGAAGGACATGACGATGGTGAACGTCGTCAAGATCGAAGGAATCCCCTGGTTCGATCGGATGGCCGTGGGCGACCAGAACTTCGCGAAACGCACCGGCGTCCAGACGAGCCAGGAGGGCGGCGACGACACCAGCCCGGAGAAGCAGGTTCAGATCGTGGCGGACCTGATCCCGCGTCGCCCGACCGCCATCACCGTGGTGCCCAACTCACCGGAGTCGCTGGAGGACGTCCTGGGTCAGGCCCGCGCCCAGGGCATCAAAGTCGTCTCGCACGAAGCCACCGGAATCCAGAACGTCGACGTCGACATCGAGGCCTTCGACAACGCAGCCTTCGGTAGGCAGATCGTCCAGAGCCTCGCCCAATGCATGGGTGGGCAGGGAAGCTACGTCCAGTTCGTCCAGAGCCTGGCCGCGAAGACTCACATGCAGTGGGTGAACGCCGCATACGACATGCAGGTCGCCGAGTTCCCCGGCATGACCCGCGTAGAAGGCCCGATCGAAAGCTTCAACAACGAGCAGACCGCCTACGAGAACGCCAAGACAGTTCTGTCGAAGTACCCGAATATCAAGGGCTTTCAGGGGTCGGGCAGCACCGATACACCGGGCATCGCACGTGCCGTGCGGGAGGCGGGGTTGGCGAACGAGATCTGCGTGATGGGTACGGCGGTACCCGCCGTGGCAGCCAAGTACCTCGCCGACGGAGCGATCGACAGGATCTTCTTTTGGGATCCGGCGATGGCAGGCGAAGCGGCGCTTCAGATCGCGCTGATGCTCGCACAGGGACGACCGATCGAGGCCGGCACCAATCTGAACGTCCCCGGCTACGAGTCGCTGACCAAGCTCGACGGCTACGACAACGTCTTCGTCGGGAACGCCGCACTGGAAGCGGACGCCAGAACCGTCTCTCAGTACCCTTTCTGA
- a CDS encoding acyl-CoA dehydrogenase family protein, which yields MDRCVQFCGGYGYMMQYPISEMCAAARAQKICAGTSEIIRNSSGDPL from the coding sequence GTGGATCGCTGCGTGCAGTTCTGCGGCGGCTACGGCTACATGATGCAATACCCGATCTCCGAGATGTGCGCCGCAGCGCGGGCGCAGAAGATCTGCGCAGGCACCAGCGAGATCATAAGGAACTCATCGGGCGATCCGCTGTGA
- a CDS encoding amidohydrolase, whose product MTTTEAVLAGLPEIRTWQEDCYRDLHAHPELSHQEFTTARAVAERLRSLDYQVHEGIGGTGVVAVLDNGSGPTVLLRADMDALPVREATGLEYASVVRANDAEGNEVPVMHACGHDLHVTALLGAAQLLADGRGHWHGTVVALFQPAEETADGARSMVDDGLAAIVPRVDVALAQHVFPLPAGTVSTHAGPFLASADSMRITVHGRGAHGSMPQSSVDPVVLAAMIVVRLQTIVSREVAPVDSAVVTVGSIASGSKSNVIPDSALLQLNIRTYSDQTRTAVLAAIQRIVTAECMASGSPKDPEFELFDRFPPTINDVATTTRVREAFTSFFGDRCWEVPQGTGSEDFGEIPSALGVPYTYWGIGGIDATIYQQAVDSGRVQQDIPVNHSPHFAPVIQPTLDTGTQTLVVAAMAWLAPTPT is encoded by the coding sequence ATGACCACCACGGAAGCCGTGCTTGCTGGCCTGCCTGAAATCCGGACCTGGCAGGAGGACTGCTACCGGGATCTGCACGCGCACCCAGAGCTGTCCCACCAGGAGTTCACCACCGCCCGCGCAGTCGCTGAGCGTCTGCGCTCCCTCGATTACCAGGTGCACGAGGGCATCGGCGGCACTGGAGTGGTCGCAGTGCTCGACAACGGGTCGGGTCCCACGGTGCTGCTGCGCGCGGATATGGATGCCTTGCCGGTTCGAGAAGCCACCGGGCTGGAGTACGCCAGCGTGGTGCGAGCCAACGACGCCGAAGGCAACGAGGTTCCGGTGATGCACGCGTGCGGTCACGACCTGCACGTGACCGCGCTTCTAGGTGCGGCGCAACTGCTTGCCGACGGGCGCGGTCACTGGCACGGCACGGTGGTCGCGTTGTTCCAGCCCGCCGAGGAGACGGCCGACGGCGCGCGAAGCATGGTCGACGACGGGTTGGCCGCGATTGTGCCGCGGGTCGACGTCGCGCTCGCACAGCACGTATTCCCTCTACCCGCCGGCACCGTCAGTACCCATGCGGGGCCGTTCCTGGCCAGCGCGGACAGTATGCGCATCACGGTCCACGGCCGCGGCGCGCACGGATCCATGCCGCAGTCCTCGGTGGACCCGGTGGTGCTTGCCGCCATGATCGTCGTGCGATTACAGACCATCGTCTCGCGCGAAGTTGCACCCGTTGACTCCGCCGTGGTGACCGTCGGCAGCATCGCGTCCGGGAGCAAGAGCAACGTCATACCGGATTCTGCGCTGCTGCAGTTGAACATTCGGACCTACAGTGATCAGACCCGCACCGCCGTCCTCGCCGCGATCCAGCGGATCGTGACCGCCGAATGCATGGCCTCCGGGTCGCCTAAGGATCCGGAGTTCGAGCTGTTCGACCGGTTCCCCCCGACCATCAACGACGTCGCGACCACAACTCGGGTTCGGGAAGCCTTCACCTCGTTCTTCGGCGACCGGTGCTGGGAAGTACCGCAGGGCACCGGAAGTGAGGACTTCGGCGAGATCCCGTCGGCTCTCGGCGTGCCGTACACCTATTGGGGGATCGGTGGCATCGACGCGACGATCTACCAGCAGGCCGTCGACAGCGGTCGGGTGCAACAGGACATCCCGGTAAACCACTCGCCACACTTCGCCCCCGTCATCCAGCCCACTCTCGACACCGGCACCCAGACGCTCGTGGTGGCCGCGATGGCCTGGCTGGCCCCGACACCCACCTGA
- a CDS encoding cytochrome P450, translating into MNTRSAAPNVLDAGLPTFTYDFTATPHDILNDVRTAQSRAPIAIGPLGPEILSYELARDILRDNRLRMPPGITLAAQGVTSGPLYDKMANSLLGLDGPPHTRLRKLVSRAFTPRATARLQDTIQDVVNGLIDRVIDAGRCDVVPDIARPYPTPIICALLGAPREDWQLFAQWTDEIFKAFNFQPDATFDEAEILRSWGELDAYVDDMVAARRDNLTDDLLSELIRAESDGDRLNLDELRMLAAGFLMAGTDTTRNQLAASVQVLCEHPDQWAKLGSQPELAMQAVEETMRHSPAVCIAPRVATEDVEFGGYTFSEGTLIVVNTFAANRDPAIYDDPDRFDIARQDLPPILTFGGGAHYCLGANLARRELADALAVLTRRLSAPRRVGSAPWKSLLGMTGPTTLEIEFDAESLVTADA; encoded by the coding sequence ATGAACACCCGCAGTGCCGCTCCCAATGTTCTCGACGCCGGCCTCCCCACGTTCACCTACGATTTCACTGCCACCCCGCACGACATCCTCAACGATGTCCGAACCGCGCAATCGCGCGCACCGATCGCCATCGGGCCCCTCGGCCCGGAAATCCTGTCCTACGAGTTGGCTCGAGATATTCTGCGCGACAACAGGTTGAGGATGCCGCCCGGCATCACGCTGGCAGCGCAAGGCGTCACTTCAGGACCGCTGTACGACAAGATGGCGAATAGCCTCCTAGGTCTCGACGGCCCACCTCACACTCGCCTACGCAAACTGGTGTCAAGGGCCTTCACTCCGCGCGCGACAGCGCGCCTGCAGGACACGATCCAGGACGTGGTCAACGGCCTGATCGATCGGGTGATCGACGCCGGACGCTGCGACGTCGTACCCGACATTGCGCGGCCATACCCCACCCCGATCATCTGCGCGCTGCTCGGCGCGCCCCGCGAGGACTGGCAGCTGTTCGCGCAGTGGACCGACGAGATCTTCAAAGCCTTCAATTTCCAACCCGACGCCACCTTCGATGAAGCCGAGATCCTCCGATCGTGGGGCGAACTCGACGCGTACGTCGACGATATGGTCGCCGCCCGCCGTGACAACCTGACCGATGATCTGCTTTCTGAGCTCATCCGCGCCGAAAGCGACGGCGACCGGCTGAATCTCGACGAACTCCGCATGCTGGCGGCCGGCTTCTTGATGGCCGGTACGGATACGACGCGAAACCAGCTGGCCGCCTCGGTGCAGGTGCTCTGCGAGCATCCGGATCAATGGGCGAAGCTGGGAAGCCAACCAGAGCTGGCGATGCAGGCCGTCGAGGAAACCATGCGTCATTCACCGGCGGTCTGTATCGCGCCGCGCGTCGCCACCGAGGACGTCGAATTCGGCGGCTACACGTTCTCTGAAGGCACCCTTATCGTGGTGAATACCTTTGCGGCCAACCGTGATCCAGCGATCTACGACGACCCCGACCGATTCGACATCGCGCGTCAGGACCTGCCCCCAATTCTGACCTTCGGCGGCGGCGCGCACTACTGCTTGGGAGCCAACCTCGCGCGTCGGGAATTGGCGGATGCCCTGGCCGTTCTCACCCGACGCCTTTCTGCGCCCCGTCGCGTCGGTTCCGCCCCGTGGAAATCGCTGCTGGGAATGACCGGCCCCACCACACTCGAGATCGAGTTTGACGCCGAAAGTCTCGTGACGGCGGATGCGTAG
- a CDS encoding TetR/AcrR family transcriptional regulator yields the protein MRSRGWAGSTPASDEEAIARILDAVDEVVAEHGAAIRLADVARKLGVTRQTVYRYFPNAEALLIASAMRAFGGFIDQVAEHVRGLRDPVTAVVECVAFAVENLTGDPQLESLLTPRRDGEDVISLTSDTAIAFCLSVFHRLDVDWQLHGFDAAALGELAEMTLRTVQSFLTDPGQQRNEIALRRFIGRWLGPAILYPRMASLAL from the coding sequence ATGCGTAGCCGCGGCTGGGCCGGCTCCACCCCGGCCTCGGACGAGGAAGCAATCGCTCGCATTCTCGATGCGGTCGACGAGGTGGTGGCCGAGCACGGAGCAGCGATACGCCTTGCCGACGTCGCCAGAAAACTCGGGGTCACTCGCCAGACGGTGTACCGCTACTTCCCGAATGCTGAAGCGCTGCTCATCGCCAGCGCGATGCGTGCTTTCGGCGGGTTCATCGACCAGGTCGCAGAACACGTACGTGGACTCAGGGATCCGGTTACGGCAGTCGTCGAATGCGTTGCGTTCGCAGTCGAGAACCTCACCGGAGACCCACAGCTGGAAAGCCTGCTGACCCCGCGACGAGACGGCGAAGATGTCATCTCGCTGACCTCCGACACCGCAATCGCATTCTGCTTGTCGGTCTTTCACCGCCTCGACGTCGATTGGCAGCTGCACGGCTTCGACGCCGCCGCCCTCGGCGAGCTTGCCGAAATGACGTTGCGCACTGTGCAGTCCTTCCTGACGGATCCGGGACAGCAGCGCAACGAAATCGCACTACGGCGCTTTATTGGGCGCTGGCTCGGGCCAGCGATCCTCTATCCACGGATGGCGTCTCTGGCGCTCTGA
- a CDS encoding M4 family metallopeptidase has translation MSSDTVSAPSGHDRSTTEPDSPSESAATASAPAQDATSEPDIEADLDAESAEPEPEPAEPDPSLLETDPEVTDAVIDADTADEIADPEVDPVTDDAPQDAAPTVADRHDGTEQVPDTSRLQTYSAFLPAASAVDTAALFRPVVDEPAEMTAPDVSVTSLPQAFVADAVPADETHVLVLDVITHREVKPNPVRSVVLGVLGLFGFDPKATGPAPNPLVPVLDAVWGLYRRIETGVANVLERAGFSATTVTTTYVTTLITVTTEQANDLLGAPREIVVGYSEELDTWFLVDPKRGISIYTAVTAAGSDGLQYPIDPPGEFVIRVAGGQWDPSAVSAQANMVVVYTYYDSTLGYPSYDGAAAPIGVTVVSDVLNNAYWYRGEEIFVFGHDFEAALDIVGHEFTHAVIDKVVVGQHGRILGQDVESRALEEAYADILGSLIEGKQDEQRWLIAEDYGCSSPRAGTRCAIRNMADPASLNGFAHYSQFNTSAREHRNSTIFSHAAYRMMTDARTADVSDDVWAQVFYQSLYGLTPGASFRQARAAVLTAARDIGLTDSEQQAIVDAFDDVGIIGVNTGLIAV, from the coding sequence GTGTCGTCCGATACCGTCAGCGCGCCGTCCGGCCACGATCGCTCGACGACTGAGCCGGACTCGCCCAGCGAATCAGCCGCCACCGCGTCTGCTCCGGCTCAGGACGCGACGTCCGAACCAGATATCGAGGCCGACCTCGACGCGGAATCCGCGGAGCCCGAACCGGAGCCGGCCGAACCCGATCCGTCGCTTCTGGAGACCGACCCAGAGGTCACCGATGCAGTCATCGATGCGGACACCGCCGACGAGATCGCCGATCCCGAGGTCGACCCCGTCACCGATGACGCTCCCCAGGATGCAGCCCCGACGGTCGCCGACCGACACGATGGCACCGAGCAGGTTCCCGATACCTCACGGCTGCAGACCTATTCCGCGTTCTTGCCAGCCGCATCGGCCGTCGACACCGCAGCGTTGTTCAGACCGGTTGTCGACGAGCCCGCCGAGATGACGGCGCCCGACGTCAGCGTGACGTCGCTGCCGCAGGCGTTCGTCGCCGACGCCGTCCCGGCCGACGAGACCCACGTGCTGGTTCTGGATGTCATCACCCACCGCGAGGTCAAACCCAACCCCGTGCGCAGCGTGGTGCTCGGGGTGCTGGGCCTGTTCGGGTTCGACCCCAAAGCCACCGGACCCGCGCCCAATCCGCTGGTGCCGGTACTGGACGCGGTGTGGGGACTGTACCGGCGCATCGAAACCGGCGTCGCCAATGTGCTGGAGCGGGCGGGCTTCTCGGCCACCACCGTCACGACGACATATGTGACCACGCTGATCACCGTGACAACCGAACAAGCCAACGACCTGCTGGGCGCACCGCGCGAGATCGTCGTGGGCTACAGCGAAGAACTCGACACCTGGTTCCTCGTGGACCCGAAACGCGGCATCTCGATCTACACCGCCGTGACTGCTGCCGGGTCCGACGGACTGCAGTACCCGATCGACCCACCCGGTGAGTTCGTGATCCGGGTGGCCGGCGGGCAATGGGATCCATCGGCGGTGTCAGCGCAAGCCAACATGGTGGTCGTCTACACGTATTACGACTCGACGCTGGGATACCCGTCGTACGACGGCGCAGCCGCCCCGATCGGGGTCACCGTGGTCTCGGATGTCTTGAACAACGCCTACTGGTATCGCGGCGAAGAGATCTTCGTGTTCGGCCATGATTTCGAGGCGGCTCTGGATATCGTCGGGCACGAATTCACCCACGCGGTGATCGACAAGGTGGTGGTCGGCCAGCACGGACGCATCCTGGGGCAGGACGTCGAGTCCCGAGCCCTCGAGGAGGCTTACGCCGACATCCTGGGCAGCTTGATCGAAGGCAAACAAGACGAGCAGCGCTGGCTGATCGCCGAGGACTACGGCTGTTCGTCGCCGCGCGCCGGCACCCGATGCGCGATCCGGAACATGGCCGACCCGGCGTCGCTGAACGGGTTCGCGCACTACAGCCAGTTCAACACCTCGGCCCGAGAACACCGCAACAGCACGATCTTCAGTCACGCCGCCTACCGCATGATGACCGACGCGCGCACTGCCGACGTGTCGGATGACGTCTGGGCGCAGGTGTTCTACCAGTCGCTGTACGGGTTGACGCCCGGTGCGTCCTTCCGCCAGGCCCGCGCGGCCGTGCTGACCGCCGCGCGCGATATCGGCCTCACCGACTCCGAGCAGCAGGCCATCGTCGACGCCTTCGACGACGTCGGCATCATCGGGGTGAATACCGGCTTGATTGCGGTCTAG
- a CDS encoding class II glutamine amidotransferase: protein MCRLFGLHAGHSIAATFWLLDAPDSLAAQSRRNPDGTGLGVFGADGDPVIRKQPIAAWRDLAFATEAREMSGTTFIAHVRYATTGPAEEANTHPFLQDGRIFAHNGVVAGLDILDARLSELGAADLVRGDTDSERVFALITAYTRGRGGDVGAGLVQALRWLREHLPIYAVNILLATSTDLWALRYPDTHELYLLDRTDGGHGEFAMRSKRIRAHSAHLDDAPSVVFASEPMDEGRWQLLDSGELVHVGVDLKITRRTAFPDPPLHQLTRADLGPSAVAAQHPTS, encoded by the coding sequence ATGTGTCGTCTGTTCGGGCTGCACGCCGGTCACTCCATCGCCGCGACTTTCTGGTTGCTCGATGCGCCGGACAGCCTGGCCGCGCAGAGCAGGCGCAATCCCGACGGCACCGGTCTGGGAGTTTTCGGGGCCGACGGCGACCCGGTCATCCGCAAGCAGCCGATCGCCGCATGGCGCGACCTTGCCTTCGCGACCGAAGCCCGCGAGATGTCGGGTACGACGTTCATCGCTCACGTCCGTTACGCCACCACCGGGCCCGCCGAGGAGGCGAACACCCATCCGTTTCTTCAGGACGGACGGATCTTCGCGCACAACGGTGTCGTAGCGGGCCTCGACATCCTCGACGCTCGCCTCAGCGAGCTCGGCGCCGCGGACTTGGTGCGCGGCGACACCGATTCCGAGCGGGTCTTCGCATTGATCACGGCGTACACCCGAGGCCGCGGCGGCGACGTGGGCGCAGGCTTGGTGCAGGCGCTGCGCTGGCTGCGTGAACACCTACCCATCTACGCGGTCAACATATTGCTGGCCACCTCCACGGACCTGTGGGCGTTGCGATACCCCGACACCCACGAGCTCTACCTGCTCGACCGCACCGACGGCGGTCACGGTGAATTCGCCATGCGCAGCAAGAGAATCAGGGCGCACAGTGCGCATCTGGATGACGCGCCGTCGGTGGTCTTCGCCAGCGAGCCGATGGACGAAGGGCGTTGGCAACTCCTGGATTCTGGCGAGTTGGTCCATGTGGGCGTCGACCTGAAAATCACCCGCCGCACGGCATTTCCCGATCCCCCACTGCACCAGCTCACACGAGCCGATCTCGGTCCGAGCGCGGTCGCCGCACAACACCCGACATCCTGA